In Plasmodium reichenowi strain SY57 chromosome Unknown, whole genome shotgun sequence, the sequence ttcaaaaaatagAAAGAATTGGAGCACATTCCCATATTCGAGGGTTAGGGTTAAATGATTGTTTAGATGCTAGGTATTGTTCTGAAGGTATGATCGGGCAAATGAGTGCTCGTAAGGCTGCTGGTATTGTCTTGAGAATGATTAAAGAAGGAAGAATAAGTGGAAGAGCTATTTTATTAGCTGGTCAACCAGGTACAGGGAAAACAGCCATTGCTATGGGTATTGCAAAAGCTTTAGGTGAAGATACTCCCTTTACTCATATTTCTGGTTCGGAAGTTTATTCTCTAGAAATGAGCAAAACCGAAGCATTGACACAAGCTTTTAGAAGATCTATTGGCGTAAGAGTAAAAGAAGAATCAGAAGTAATAGAAGGCGAAGTAGTTGAAATTGAAATAGAGAAATTTAATGAAAgagatataaataataaaaataaaaaattaggaaaaatgatattaaaaaCTACAGAAATGGAAACCTTATATGATTTAGGTAGTAAAATGATAGAAGCCttacaaaaagaaaatattactGCAGGAGATGTTATTTGTATTGATAAAGGTACAGGCAAAATTACTAAAATTGGAAAATCATTTGCTAGATCTAAAGATTATGATGCAATGGATCCAAATACCCTTTTTGTTCAATGTCCTGAGGGAGaattacaaaaaagaaaagaagTAGTACATACAGTTACTTTACACGATATTGATGCCATTAATAGTAGAACTCAAGGGTTCTTGGCTTTATTTTCTGGTGATACTGgagaaataaaaaatgaaatcAGAGAACATATTGATATGAAAATTAATGAATGGCAAGAAGATGAAAAAGCCGAAATTGTACCAGGTGTCTTATTTATTGATGAAGTTCATATGTTAGATATTGAATGcttttcatatttaaataGAGCTTTAGAAAGTGAACAATCGCCTATAGTTATTATGGCAACAAATAGAGGTATTACACATATAAGAGGAACAGATTATAAAGCTCCTCATGGAATTCCTTTAGATTTATTAGATAGAACACTTATTATACCAACTTATCCATATAAACATCAAGATATACTCAAAATCTTAGAACAAAGGGCAGAAGAAGAAGATGTTGATATTGATGAATATGcaaaagaattattatgCAAAATTGCATCCGAATCCTCTTTAAGATATGCTTTACATTTAATTACCTTAGCAAATTTAGTATCAAAAAAACGTAAAGCAACAGAAGTTACGGTGCAGGATGTTAGACGTGTATATAACTTATTTATTGATGTTAAAAGAAGTACACAGTATCTAATTGAATACCAAAATGAATTCATGTTCTCGGAATTACCTAAAGAAGAACCATCCATAAAGGAAGAAGATTCTTCTGAAGAAAAAAGAGAAC encodes:
- a CDS encoding RuvB-like helicase 3, putative, which produces MKLEEVKDIQKIERIGAHSHIRGLGLNDCLDARYCSEGMIGQMSARKAAGIVLRMIKEGRISGRAILLAGQPGTGKTAIAMGIAKALGEDTPFTHISGSEVYSLEMSKTEALTQAFRRSIGVRVKEESEVIEGEVVEIEIEKFNERDINNKNKKLGKMILKTTEMETLYDLGSKMIEALQKENITAGDVICIDKGTGKITKIGKSFARSKDYDAMDPNTLFVQCPEGELQKRKEVVHTVTLHDIDAINSRTQGFLALFSGDTGEIKNEIREHIDMKINEWQEDEKAEIVPGVLFIDEVHMLDIECFSYLNRALESEQSPIVIMATNRGITHIRGTDYKAPHGIPLDLLDRTLIIPTYPYKHQDILKILEQRAEEEDVDIDEYAKELLCKIASESSLRYALHLITLANLVSKKRKATEVTVQDVRRVYNLFIDVKRSTQYLIEYQNEFMFSELPKEEPSIKEEDSSEEKRELHEKNSENSSTSN